The window GAGCGCCTCCAGCCCGGCCTTGGCCTTGTTGCGCTCGGCCTCGAGCGCCTGCCGCTCGGTGGCCAGGCGGGTGTGGGCGCCTTCAAGCTCGGTGGCCTCCGCGGTCGCCTCGGCGGCCTCCCGGAGCTTGCGCTCGCGTGCTCCCCGGGACTCTTCGAGGGCCTTCTCGGCTTCCTGCCGGCTGCGCAGGGCGGCCGCGAGCTCGGTCTGGGCCGCGCGGGCGGCGGCGTGGGCGTCTCCGGCGGCCCAGGCGGCTTGCTGCGCCTGGTCCTGGAGTTGGGCCAGGCGCTCGTCGCCGGCTTCGTCCTGCAACTCGCCAAGGCGGAACTCCAGCTCGTTGTACTCTTCTTCGGCCGGCAGCGCGGCATCGATGGCCTGCTCGACCTGATCGCCCAGGGAGGCGACCTCGGCCTGGTCGGCGGCCAGGGCGGCGTCGTCCTCGGCGAGGCGCGCGGCCGCTTCCCTGGCGGCGTGCAACGCGGCCTGGCGGTCGAGGTCGGCCGCGTGGGCCGCCTGCTCGGCCTCGCGACGGCGGTCGGCCGCCGAGAGCGCCGCCTGCTTCATGCTGTCGAGGGCCTGCTGGTGCTGCGCCGCGCGCTGGCCGGCGGCCTGCACGCCCGCCTTGCGGTCCTCGAAGGCCGCCCGCAGGTTGGCGAGGAAGTGCGCGGGCTCGTTGCGGCTGCGGCCCACGGTCATCGCCCCGCCCTTGTCCAGCAGATCGCCTTCCAGCGTGACCATGCGGTACTGGCCGATGTGCGGTCGGGCCGCATCCAGGGACGCGAAAATGAGCGTGTCGCCGAAGGCATGGAAGAATGCCGCCTCGAAGCGCCTGTCGAACTGCACCTTCTCGATGGCGTAGCCCAGGCACCCGGCGGCTCGCACCGGGGCCAGCTTGCGGGCGGGCTGCAGCTTGTTGAGAGGGAGGCAGGTGGCGCGGCCTACCGCCTTGGCGTGGAGGAGCTTGCTGACCTTGGCGGCGACGCCATCGTCCTCGACCACGATGTTTCGCAGCCGTCCGCCGGCCGCCTCCTGGAGGGCCCTGGCGAACTCCGGCTCGGCCTCGCCAAGTTGCAGCAAGGTGCCGATCACGCCGGGAATCCCCGCGGCGAGGACCGTGTCGACGGCCTGGCCCATCGAGGCTTCCTGGGCGCTGAGCTGCTGGCTCGCGACGGCGAACTCCTGCTTGGCGGCCACGAGTTGCGCCTCGACCTGGGCGAGGGCCTTGGTGAGGTTGTCGACGTTGAGGCGTGAGCGCTCTTCGTCCTCGCGGGCGGCCTCGGTGGCCAGGCGGGCGCGCTCGGCGACGTCCTCGAGGCGCCGCGCCTCGGCTTCGGCCTGGCGCAACTGGGCGAGGTGGGCCTGTCGCTCCTCCTTGCGCTTGGCCAGGCGGTTATCCACCGTCGCCTGCATGGCCTCGATCTTCATGCGGGCGACCTGCATCTCGTGAATCTGCTGGTAGAGGGCGTCGCGCCGCTCGCGGATCTCGGTGATGCGTGCCTTGAGGTCCTGCTGGGCGGCAAGGAGTTCGTCCACCTGGGCCTGGAGCGTCTCGCGCTCGGCCTCGTGGCGCCGGGCCGCCGCTTCGTGCCCGTCTCGCACGCGGGCGAACTCGGTTTCCTTGGCCGCAAGCTCGGCGATCGATTCCTTGTGCCGGTCCAGGCTGGCGGCGTCCTTGGCCGCCTGGTCGGTGAGCTCGGCCGCCCGATCCAGCGCGGCCTGCCGCTGGAGCTTCGAGGTCTCGGCCGCTTCCCAGGCGGCCCGCACCTTGGCCTCGAGCTCCTCCAGGCGCTCGCCGCCCTCGACGCGCAGCTTCTCGGCCAGTTCGGCTTCGAGCGCCAGCGCCTCGGCGAGATCGCCATCGGCCCTGGTCCTGGCCTGCTCGAGCTCCGCCCGGGACCCGGCGCTGGCCTCCATGACCTTTTGCAGGCCCTTGATGCCGTCGAGTAGGTCCCAGCGCGCCGCGAGGCGGGCGCCCAATTCGGCCCGCTTGAGATCTTCCTTGAGGGCGAGGTACTTGAGGGCCTGGTCACGCTCGTGGCGCAGGTCGCCGAGGCGAGTCTCCAGTTCGCCCAGGAGCAACCCCGTGCGCTCCTCCTGCTCGAGGACCGTCTGGAGCTCTTTGCGGGCCTGCTCGATGCGGTGATCGAACTCGGCGACGCCCGCCACCTCGTCGATGATCTTGCGTCGCTCCGAGGTCGTCATGCGGATGATCGAGGTGACGTCGCCCTGCATCACGACGTTGTAGCCGCTGGGGCTGATGTGGTGCAGCGACAAGAGGTCGTGGATGTCGGTCAGCGAGGCGACCCGGCCGTTGAGGTAGTAGGTGCTGTTGGCGGCGGGCGGGCCGCCGGCTTGCGGCTGAGATTCCTTGATGCGCCGCGAGACCTCGATGCGCTCGTCGGAGCCGTCGGCGCCCAGGCGGACCGTGACCCGGGCTTCGCGGCGGCTCGAGCCGTTGTTGATGAGGTCGGTCCCCTTCTCGGCGCGCAGCGTGCGGTTGGACGACAGGCCCAGGCACCAGAGCAGGGCGTCGAGGATATTGCTCTTGCCGGAGCCGTTGGGGCCTGAAATGGCCGTGAAGCCCGGCAGGAAGGGAATCACCTCGTGCCGGAACGTCTTGAAGTTGTCGATCTCGATTTCGAGGATGCGGAGTGGGCCCACGGCTCGACCCTGACATAACAAGCAACGGTCAACAGTGACACGCGACACTGCGCGGCCGCCAAGGGTTAGACGACGCCGGCTACGCGATCATTACAGATTCAGCCCGATCTTCACGCGCCCGCCAGTGGAGCCGGCGGCTTACCTGGCGCTAGGGTCGATCGCGATGCCAAAGGTCTACGACATCATTCGAAGGCTCGCCGAGCTCGGCTGGCGGCAGAAAGCCCGGATCGGCGTGCTCCGAATTCTCGAGCACCCGGCGAGGCCAGGGGTATACATCTACCTGAGAGGGAGTCTCTCGACGAAGCTGGCACGGAAAATTCTCAGGCAGATCCTCGCGATCGCTGGAATCCAGGAGTGGGGCGAATGAAGTACGTGATCATCATCGAGCAGGCTGCTCCTGACTCTTTCTGCGTTCATTCCCCGGACATCGATTGTTGCTTTTCGACCGGCAACTCGGTCGAGGACGCCGTCAAAGGCTTCAAGCAGGCGGTGCGCCGCTACCTCAAGGATTTGCGGGCCCGCGGCGAGGAGCCGCCGCAGCCGGTCACCATGGTCGACACCATCGAGGTGGCCTGAGGCCCTGGCGGCCCCCGAGGCCGCCCCCAAAAGAGG of the Candidatus Tanganyikabacteria bacterium genome contains:
- a CDS encoding AAA family ATPase, coding for MGPLRILEIEIDNFKTFRHEVIPFLPGFTAISGPNGSGKSNILDALLWCLGLSSNRTLRAEKGTDLINNGSSRREARVTVRLGADGSDERIEVSRRIKESQPQAGGPPAANSTYYLNGRVASLTDIHDLLSLHHISPSGYNVVMQGDVTSIIRMTTSERRKIIDEVAGVAEFDHRIEQARKELQTVLEQEERTGLLLGELETRLGDLRHERDQALKYLALKEDLKRAELGARLAARWDLLDGIKGLQKVMEASAGSRAELEQARTRADGDLAEALALEAELAEKLRVEGGERLEELEAKVRAAWEAAETSKLQRQAALDRAAELTDQAAKDAASLDRHKESIAELAAKETEFARVRDGHEAAARRHEAERETLQAQVDELLAAQQDLKARITEIRERRDALYQQIHEMQVARMKIEAMQATVDNRLAKRKEERQAHLAQLRQAEAEARRLEDVAERARLATEAAREDEERSRLNVDNLTKALAQVEAQLVAAKQEFAVASQQLSAQEASMGQAVDTVLAAGIPGVIGTLLQLGEAEPEFARALQEAAGGRLRNIVVEDDGVAAKVSKLLHAKAVGRATCLPLNKLQPARKLAPVRAAGCLGYAIEKVQFDRRFEAAFFHAFGDTLIFASLDAARPHIGQYRMVTLEGDLLDKGGAMTVGRSRNEPAHFLANLRAAFEDRKAGVQAAGQRAAQHQQALDSMKQAALSAADRRREAEQAAHAADLDRQAALHAAREAAARLAEDDAALAADQAEVASLGDQVEQAIDAALPAEEEYNELEFRLGELQDEAGDERLAQLQDQAQQAAWAAGDAHAAARAAQTELAAALRSRQEAEKALEESRGARERKLREAAEATAEATELEGAHTRLATERQALEAERNKAKAGLEALSNARDAARERRHACERAVESRQQDLDRLADGLRHTSEKLAEQTGKLEEMETGLWEDGIEPPEGRPEMTTAQAEAARLEATARLEELGMVNQLAVEQFEREDARASELRAKQGALTVEREGIEVRIADISGQKKAVFMEAFEQISG
- a CDS encoding type II toxin-antitoxin system HicB family antitoxin, whose product is MKYVIIIEQAAPDSFCVHSPDIDCCFSTGNSVEDAVKGFKQAVRRYLKDLRARGEEPPQPVTMVDTIEVA